TAGAGTATTAAAGAAGATTGGAAGAATACATACTAAAAAAGATATTATGATTTCTTATCAATTAGCTAGAGAAGCTGGATATAAGAATATTAATCTTGATATTATGTTTGGTTTGCCGGGACAGAGCAAGACGGAATTCGAGCAAACATTAGATGAAGTAGTTCTACTAAAACCAGAACACATATCTCTCTATGCTCTTTCGGTGGAGCCAGGAACTCCTTTAGAATATTTAGTGAAAAAAGGTAAAATGAAACTTCCTTCTGATGATTTTAGTAACGAATTATTTTTAAGAGCAATTAATATTCTGGGTGAATATGGTTATGAACATTATGAAATATCCAATTTTGCTTTACCAGGAAGAAAGTGTTTTCATAATCAGATTTACTGGAAAAACCAGTCTTATTTGGGAATTGGAGCTGGAGCATCTTCTTATATAGATAATAAAAGGTATCAAAATTATCGCGACTTGAGTGAATATGTTTTTCTTCTGGAACATGGTATGTTACCAATAGAATTTCAAGAAGTACTCTCCTGGAAGGAAAGGATGGTTGAAACAATAATTTTAGAATTAAGGATGATGGAGGGATTGTCGAAAAATGATTTTTTGATAAAATTCAATATACCAGTAGAGAAAATATTCTGTAAACCCTTACAAATTTTGATAAAACAGGGTTTATTAGAAGAGAATGAAACCAGTTATTTTCTTACTACCAAGGGGATCTCGCTGGCAAATAATGTATTTATGGAATTTATAGATTGAAATATTTTTATCGTATATTTTAATATGTTCTTTCAGAAAGAAGTATTGACAAAAAGTTTGTTGAGTGCTATCTTAAATAAGAAATTAGCACTCTCGGTCTTAGAGTGCTAATTTGAGGTGATAATAATGATAATAAATATTAGGATGAGTAATATCTTAAATGCTGTAGTGCATCTTTATATTACTAAAGCAGAACCTGTTAGCTCAGAAATGATTGTTTCTTATTACGATTTGCCCATTAGTACGGCAACTGTTCGCAATGATCTGCTGGTACTGGAAAAACTTGGCTTTTTGAAAAAACCACATACCTCAGCAGGACGTGTGCCAACGGATAAAGGCTATCGCTTTTATGTAGACCAATTAATGGAAAAAGAAATTGACTATCTGACCGATAGAGAGAAACAAGAAATTATAGAACAATACAAAATGGTAAGAGATTACAATGAAATAATGAAGGTTACCTCTAAATTAATTTCCAGATTGACTAATAATCTAGGTGTGGTTCTAGCACCCAATATGGTAAAGGATACTTTAAGAGATATCCATTTTATTGCCTTAAATAATCAACGTATTTTGATAACTTTGGTTACTAATAGTGGTTTGTTTTTTCAAAAAATGATGAGAACTAATTGTGATATTTCTGAAGAAAATTTAGAAACCATTTCCCAGATTATAAAGAAGGAATTCTATGGTAAAAGTTTGGAAATAGTTAATGAAGAGATGTTGAACCAAATTTATCGTTATTATTTTAAATATCAGACTTTGGAATCAATCTGGAAATTGCTTGAAAGCTGTTTTAATTTTACTGAAGATGAAGCGAAGATTTTTTTAGGCAATCGTAGTTATATATCACGGCAACCAGAATTCAAGGAAATTGAAAAATTAAATTATCTTTTTGATTTTATTGAGGAAGAAAAGAATCTGGTTAAAATTATCAATAAATCCATTTTAAAAAAACAGATTGACATTATTATTGGCAGTGAACTGGGACAAGAGCTTATGGAGAATTGTAGTGTAATTACCAGGCAATACCTCATCAAAGGGAAAATGAGAGGAGCTATTAGTGTTTTAGGACCTACAAGAATGGATTATTCCAAATCTGTTTCTATCCTGGATTTTATTGCTGATCAGTTAAGTGAAATATTATCCTGATGAGATAGTTGAAGAGTAAATTTAGGGAAAATGTTATAACTGTGCTATCAGTGGAGGTAAATAATGGATCATAATGAACAGCAAAGAAAAGAATGCGAAGATGTAAGTGATATTCAAATAGAAAAATATAAGAAGATGAAAAAAACAGAACTTCTTACAGAAATAGTGTCCCGAGATAAGAATCTAAAAGAAGTTGAAGATAGTTTAAAAAAAACAGAAGCTGATCTTGAAAAAATGGGAGAGAATGAAAAAACTTATAAAGAACAATTAATCAGAATGCAAGCTGATTTTGAAAACTATAAAAAAAGAGAAGAAAAGAAAAAACTTGAATTTATGGAATATGCCAAGCAAGATTTAATCTGTCAACTACTATCTGTAGTTGACAATTTAGAAAGGGCTACTTCCTATACTAGTGAACAAAACAATGAAAAGTACTATGAAAATATTAAAGAAGGACTAAAGGGTATTTTAAAGAATTTTCAAAATATATTGGAAAAAGAAGGTCTTAAACCCATTAAGGCTGTAGGTACAAAATTTGATCCTTATTGTCATGAGGCTATTATACAGGTTGAATCTGACAAATTTCCTGAGGATACAGTTATTGAGGAACTTATTAAGGGATATTATTTAAAAGCAAAAGTACTTAGGCCCTCTGTAGTTAAGGTTTCCAAGGGTGTCAGTGAAAAGCAAAAGGAAACCGAAAATAAAGCTGAAGATTTCAATAAGGATGATACAAAAAAATGATAATTGTTATAAGGAATAAAATAAAAGGAGGAAATTAATTATGGCAAAAGCAATTGGAATTGATTTAGGTACTACAAATTCGGTTGTTGCTGTTATAGAAGGCGGCAAACCTATTGTTATAGAGAATAAAGAAGGTAGTAGAACTACTCCTTCCATGGTCGCTTTTACAAAAAAAGGAGAACGATTAGTCGGTTTGTTAGCAAAAAGACAGGCAGTAACCAATTCAAAAAATACTGTCTATTCTGTTAAACGATTTATTGGAAGACGTTTCACTGATTCAGAAGTACAACAAATTAAAAAAGTTCTTTCTTATGACATAGTAGAGGGAGAACATACAGATGTACAAATAAGAATTCAGGATAAGCTTCATAGCCCACAAGAGATATCAGCAATGGTTTTACAAAAGTTAAAACAAGCAGCAGAAGATCATCTGGGAGAGGAGATTAATGACGTTGTTATTACAGTTCCTGCCTATTTTAATGATAATCAGAGAGAAGCAACTAAGGCAGCAGGGAGAATAGCTGGCTTGAATGTCTTAAGAATAATAAATGAGCCCACTGCTGCTGCCCTGGCCTATGGTCTAGATAAGAAAAAAAGTGAAAAGATTGCTGTATTTGACCTGGGAGGAGGTACTTTTGATATTTCCATTTTAGATATAGGAGAGGGTGTTTTTGAGGTCAAGTCAACTAATGGAGATACTTTTTTGGGAGGAGATGACTTGGATCAGCGAGTCATCAATTGGCTGATTGACAATTTTAAAAAGGACCAAGGTATTGACTTAGGTAAAGATCAGATGGCTTTACAGAGATTAAAAGAAGCTGCCGAGAAAGCTAAGTGTGAACTTTCTTCTTCATTGGAAACTGAGATTAATTTACCTTTTATTACGGCTGATACCAGTGGACCAAAACACCTAAATTATACTTTAACCAGAGCTAAATTAGAACAATTGACGGAAGATCTGTTAGGAAGAACCATAGAACCATGTAAAAAGGCATTAGCAGATGCAAAAATGACTGCTGAAGATATTGATGAAGTGATTCTAGT
This is a stretch of genomic DNA from Atribacterota bacterium. It encodes these proteins:
- the hemW gene encoding radical SAM family heme chaperone HemW; this encodes MSINKSIGLYVHIPFCFSKCPYCDFFSIVTDNKQLKKNYLLALRQEMEIYSQKNKDIEIISIYLGGGTPTALEGIQLKEILASCYSNFHIKKGIEITVEGNPGTIDNEKIKMLLQAGVNRISLGAQSFNNRVLKKIGRIHTKKDIMISYQLAREAGYKNINLDIMFGLPGQSKTEFEQTLDEVVLLKPEHISLYALSVEPGTPLEYLVKKGKMKLPSDDFSNELFLRAINILGEYGYEHYEISNFALPGRKCFHNQIYWKNQSYLGIGAGASSYIDNKRYQNYRDLSEYVFLLEHGMLPIEFQEVLSWKERMVETIILELRMMEGLSKNDFLIKFNIPVEKIFCKPLQILIKQGLLEENETSYFLTTKGISLANNVFMEFID
- a CDS encoding nucleotide exchange factor GrpE, encoding MDHNEQQRKECEDVSDIQIEKYKKMKKTELLTEIVSRDKNLKEVEDSLKKTEADLEKMGENEKTYKEQLIRMQADFENYKKREEKKKLEFMEYAKQDLICQLLSVVDNLERATSYTSEQNNEKYYENIKEGLKGILKNFQNILEKEGLKPIKAVGTKFDPYCHEAIIQVESDKFPEDTVIEELIKGYYLKAKVLRPSVVKVSKGVSEKQKETENKAEDFNKDDTKK
- the hrcA gene encoding heat-inducible transcriptional repressor HrcA; translation: MIINIRMSNILNAVVHLYITKAEPVSSEMIVSYYDLPISTATVRNDLLVLEKLGFLKKPHTSAGRVPTDKGYRFYVDQLMEKEIDYLTDREKQEIIEQYKMVRDYNEIMKVTSKLISRLTNNLGVVLAPNMVKDTLRDIHFIALNNQRILITLVTNSGLFFQKMMRTNCDISEENLETISQIIKKEFYGKSLEIVNEEMLNQIYRYYFKYQTLESIWKLLESCFNFTEDEAKIFLGNRSYISRQPEFKEIEKLNYLFDFIEEEKNLVKIINKSILKKQIDIIIGSELGQELMENCSVITRQYLIKGKMRGAISVLGPTRMDYSKSVSILDFIADQLSEILS
- the dnaK gene encoding molecular chaperone DnaK; this encodes MAKAIGIDLGTTNSVVAVIEGGKPIVIENKEGSRTTPSMVAFTKKGERLVGLLAKRQAVTNSKNTVYSVKRFIGRRFTDSEVQQIKKVLSYDIVEGEHTDVQIRIQDKLHSPQEISAMVLQKLKQAAEDHLGEEINDVVITVPAYFNDNQREATKAAGRIAGLNVLRIINEPTAAALAYGLDKKKSEKIAVFDLGGGTFDISILDIGEGVFEVKSTNGDTFLGGDDLDQRVINWLIDNFKKDQGIDLGKDQMALQRLKEAAEKAKCELSSSLETEINLPFITADTSGPKHLNYTLTRAKLEQLTEDLLGRTIEPCKKALADAKMTAEDIDEVILVGGQTRMPKVHEIVKQIFGKEPHKGVNPDEVVAMGAAIQAGKLKGEVKDIQLLDVTPLSLGIETLGGVFTKLIERNTTIPASRQQIFSTASDSQTAVDINVLQGERPLAKDNTSLGRFQLVGIPPAPRGVPQIEVSFDIDANGILKVTAKDKGTGKEQKITIKHSSGLTEEEIQKKIKESEQYAEEDRKQKEKVELHNQADNLIYITEKTLKDAGDKISDSLKNEIGNHITQLRKAMQDDNIDEMKAGIEKLTNSSHKMAEEMYKQSSTQQEQHTHSGSSSDQQSEGEQEAQKDEKVFDAEYKEEDGDNTK